One genomic segment of Paenibacillus durus includes these proteins:
- a CDS encoding NAD(P)H-dependent oxidoreductase has product MNFRKVLQEILESDALLLGSPIYFGNVTGEMRSFLERLLFPNLSYNVGERSTFEGRSTQALSIP; this is encoded by the coding sequence ATGAACTTTAGGAAAGTGCTCCAGGAAATTCTGGAATCGGACGCCCTCCTGCTTGGTTCCCCAATCTATTTCGGCAATGTTACCGGAGAAATGCGCAGCTTTCTGGAGCGGCTGCTGTTCCCCAATCTATCCTACAACGTAGGAGAAAGATCCACTTTTGAGGGCAGGTCAACTCAGGC